From one Bacillota bacterium genomic stretch:
- a CDS encoding NAD-dependent epimerase/dehydratase family protein: MSASCLWRASFTGDEKGSQRATPARFATSRWVPRGAPATIRKVAVTGGTGFVGRAVVRALMRHGLDVALLRRPGREHQRPRDANRLLAELAKAGGRVIDGDLADMGALSELVAGADTVVHLVGIIREAPRRRITFDEVVVEGTRRVAGAARSAGIARFILMSALGANPADPLPYPRTKGEAEQIVRRHGFVDTVIFRPSVIYGPGDGFVSLLAGMLRRFPVLPIFGDGSYQLQPVPVWVMAQAVAQASAAPLPAAPAGPVVRVIDVGGADRMTYQDLVRAVAERIGVRPRLFHVPMGLSRFVAGVGERVPGFPLARQQLELLVRGSTGDVEPFYREFNVPRLAFREGIWAYEL, from the coding sequence TTGAGTGCCTCCTGCCTCTGGAGGGCTTCCTTCACGGGAGACGAAAAAGGGAGCCAACGGGCAACACCGGCACGATTCGCCACAAGTCGTTGGGTTCCTCGGGGGGCCCCGGCCACGATCAGGAAGGTTGCGGTTACCGGCGGCACAGGCTTTGTCGGGCGGGCGGTGGTGCGGGCCCTCATGCGGCACGGCCTGGACGTCGCACTGCTCCGGCGGCCCGGCCGGGAGCACCAGCGCCCCCGGGATGCCAACCGCCTGCTGGCCGAGCTGGCAAAGGCCGGCGGGCGCGTCATCGACGGCGACCTGGCGGACATGGGCGCCCTATCCGAACTGGTTGCCGGCGCCGACACCGTGGTGCACCTGGTGGGCATTATCCGGGAAGCGCCCAGGCGGCGCATCACCTTCGACGAGGTGGTGGTGGAAGGAACGCGCCGCGTGGCGGGCGCGGCGCGGTCGGCCGGGATTGCCCGGTTCATTCTCATGAGCGCGCTGGGTGCCAACCCCGCCGACCCCCTCCCGTACCCCCGCACCAAGGGCGAAGCGGAGCAGATCGTGCGGCGGCATGGCTTTGTGGATACCGTCATCTTTCGCCCCTCCGTCATCTACGGCCCCGGAGACGGCTTCGTGAGCCTGCTTGCCGGCATGCTGCGCCGGTTTCCGGTCTTGCCCATCTTTGGCGACGGGTCGTACCAGCTTCAGCCCGTACCGGTGTGGGTGATGGCCCAGGCCGTGGCCCAGGCCTCGGCGGCCCCGCTGCCGGCAGCGCCCGCCGGGCCGGTCGTGCGCGTGATCGACGTCGGCGGCGCCGACCGCATGACCTACCAGGATCTGGTGCGTGCGGTAGCCGAGCGCATCGGGGTGAGACCGCGCCTTTTCCACGTTCCCATGGGCTTGAGCCGCTTCGTCGCGGGCGTCGGGGAGAGGGTGCCGGGCTTCCCGCTCGCCCGCCAGCAGCTCGAACTCCTGGTCAGGGGCAGCACGGGCGACGTGGAACCCTTCTACCGGGAGTTCAACGTACCCCGGCTGGCGTTCCGGGAAGGCATTTGGGCTTATGAACTCTAA
- the nuoL gene encoding NADH-quinone oxidoreductase subunit L — translation MPTDVQAVTEAVQMAASFVESPWLLLIILAPVLGALTITLGRRRMASRTVAWVGVGAAGLAFVAAVGALVTHLGQQAGGEGYAGLLFRLWPFWQAAAVPGAKAGGAPFGIELSLLGDGLSLWFALVVTGVGFLIHVYSVGYMAGDAGFARYFAELNYFIFAMSLLVLSDGLVGMIIGWANVGLASYLLIGFWYHRADARAASTKAFLVTFAGELGIVLGTALLWRETGTVRFYELFERLGGLSEGALTVAGLLLLWGAAAKSAQLPLHVWLPDAMAGPTPVSALIHAATMVTAGVYLTARMYPVYAAAPAAGAAVAWVGGLSALFGALVACGQTDIKRVLAYSTMSQIGYMILGVGLQAEAAGVFHFYNQAFFKALLFLAAGLVIHHLGGEQDMLRMGGLGRALKLAYAAYAVGALAMVGVPPFSGFYSKEAIIEAAWERGAYGLWAMAAAGTGLTAFYSVRMLALIFAGPEGEAVRQQAAGAAGHASYAAQLPGEIGERAAQQAMSLPVAVLAVLATVAGWVWVPGRTGWAVEVLGPVFERFRGALEVDAAAEAAHAPALVAWMPLLLAAVGAFAAWYLYGPARGPAGCRRPAPARVAAAWGAGLYIDATLRRILVDPAVRAAAWVDRHVEASSIDGGVNGVAELAAHMSAILGRAQSGFMRRYVLMLLGAAAVLLIWVVVSV, via the coding sequence GTGCCGACGGACGTTCAAGCGGTGACGGAAGCGGTGCAGATGGCTGCTAGCTTCGTTGAGAGCCCCTGGCTGTTGTTGATCATCCTCGCGCCCGTGCTGGGCGCGCTGACCATCACGCTCGGCAGGCGGCGGATGGCTTCGCGCACGGTGGCCTGGGTCGGCGTGGGCGCGGCGGGGCTGGCCTTTGTGGCGGCGGTAGGGGCGCTTGTCACACACCTCGGACAGCAGGCGGGCGGCGAAGGGTACGCGGGCCTGTTGTTCAGGCTCTGGCCGTTCTGGCAGGCCGCGGCTGTGCCGGGTGCGAAGGCGGGCGGCGCGCCTTTTGGCATCGAGCTCTCGCTCCTGGGTGACGGGCTGTCGCTGTGGTTTGCCCTTGTCGTGACCGGGGTCGGCTTCCTCATCCACGTTTACTCGGTGGGCTACATGGCCGGTGATGCGGGCTTTGCCCGGTACTTCGCCGAACTTAACTACTTCATCTTCGCCATGAGCCTGCTCGTGCTGAGCGACGGCCTTGTCGGCATGATCATCGGGTGGGCCAATGTCGGGCTGGCCTCGTACCTGTTGATCGGCTTCTGGTATCACCGGGCAGACGCCCGGGCTGCGTCGACCAAGGCGTTCCTCGTAACCTTCGCGGGTGAGCTCGGCATCGTGCTGGGAACCGCCTTGCTCTGGAGAGAGACCGGCACCGTTCGCTTCTATGAGCTGTTCGAACGCCTCGGGGGCCTGAGCGAAGGGGCGCTGACGGTTGCGGGGTTGCTGCTTTTGTGGGGTGCGGCCGCCAAGTCGGCGCAGCTTCCGCTGCACGTCTGGCTTCCGGACGCCATGGCGGGCCCGACCCCGGTGAGCGCCCTGATCCACGCGGCCACGATGGTGACGGCGGGTGTTTACCTGACCGCGCGGATGTACCCGGTGTACGCGGCCGCTCCGGCGGCGGGGGCTGCGGTGGCCTGGGTCGGGGGGCTTTCGGCCCTGTTCGGCGCTCTGGTTGCGTGCGGGCAGACCGACATCAAGCGGGTGCTGGCCTACTCCACCATGAGCCAGATCGGGTACATGATCCTGGGCGTCGGGCTGCAGGCCGAGGCGGCGGGCGTCTTTCACTTCTACAACCAGGCCTTCTTCAAGGCGCTGCTCTTCCTGGCCGCGGGTCTTGTCATCCACCACCTGGGCGGTGAGCAGGACATGCTCCGCATGGGCGGCCTCGGGCGGGCGCTGAAGCTTGCGTACGCGGCCTATGCGGTGGGTGCGCTGGCCATGGTGGGGGTGCCGCCGTTTTCGGGCTTCTACAGCAAGGAGGCCATCATTGAGGCCGCCTGGGAGCGCGGGGCGTACGGGCTGTGGGCCATGGCCGCAGCGGGCACCGGCCTTACGGCGTTTTACTCGGTGCGCATGCTGGCGCTGATCTTCGCGGGGCCCGAAGGAGAAGCCGTGCGGCAGCAGGCGGCCGGCGCGGCCGGGCACGCCTCCTACGCCGCGCAACTGCCCGGTGAGATCGGGGAGCGGGCGGCGCAGCAGGCCATGAGCCTGCCCGTCGCGGTGCTGGCCGTGCTCGCCACCGTAGCCGGGTGGGTCTGGGTACCGGGTCGCACCGGGTGGGCGGTGGAAGTCCTGGGCCCGGTCTTCGAGCGCTTCCGCGGGGCGCTCGAGGTGGACGCGGCGGCCGAAGCGGCCCATGCTCCCGCTCTCGTGGCGTGGATGCCGCTGCTGCTGGCGGCGGTGGGCGCTTTCGCGGCCTGGTATCTGTATGGCCCGGCCCGGGGGCCCGCCGGTTGCAGGCGACCGGCTCCTGCCCGGGTGGCGGCGGCGTGGGGCGCCGGGCTCTACATCGACGCCACGCTGCGGCGCATCCTGGTGGACCCGGCCGTGCGCGCAGCGGCGTGGGTTGACCGGCACGTCGAAGCGAGCAGCATTGACGGGGGCGTCAACGGTGTGGCCGAGCTTGCCGCGCACATGAGCGCCATACTGGGGAGAGCGCAGAGCGGGTTCATGCGCCGTTACGTCCTGATGCTGCTGGGCGCCGCGGCCGTCCTGCTCATATGGGTGGTGGTTTCGGTTTGA
- the nuoH gene encoding NADH-quinone oxidoreductase subunit NuoH, with translation MDGLLWVLGAAVKSLVLVLLLLGAFAYLMLFERKILGYFQMRLGPNRAGPWGLLQPVADGVKALLKEDVIPAEADRVVYLGAPVISLVMALAAYAVIPIGPPVTVAGRTIPLSIADPGAGILVLLAFSSLGVYGVSLGGWASQSKYALLGGLRASAQLISYEIAMAMNLLAVLVMAGSVRLSDIVAAQGPLPFALVQPVGFLIYLVCAAAETARTPFDLPEAETELVAGYHTEYSGLRMAMFVMAEYVNLITQSSLITLLYLGGWAGPAFLPPVAWFLSKVTAVLFFFIWIRATLPRLRYDQLMALGWKVLLPLSVANLVVYAAWAALAA, from the coding sequence GTGGATGGACTTCTCTGGGTCCTGGGCGCCGCCGTCAAGTCGCTGGTGCTGGTGCTGCTGCTCCTGGGCGCCTTTGCCTATCTCATGCTCTTTGAGCGCAAGATACTGGGCTACTTCCAGATGCGGCTGGGGCCCAACCGGGCCGGGCCCTGGGGCCTGCTGCAGCCCGTGGCCGACGGCGTGAAGGCGCTCTTGAAGGAGGACGTCATACCGGCCGAAGCCGACCGGGTCGTCTACCTGGGGGCTCCGGTGATCAGCCTCGTCATGGCACTGGCCGCCTACGCGGTGATCCCCATCGGGCCGCCCGTGACGGTGGCGGGGCGCACGATTCCCCTGAGCATCGCTGATCCGGGCGCCGGCATTCTGGTACTGCTCGCCTTCAGCTCTCTGGGCGTTTACGGGGTGTCGCTCGGCGGGTGGGCGTCGCAGAGCAAGTACGCGCTGCTCGGGGGCCTCCGAGCAAGCGCCCAGCTCATCAGCTACGAGATCGCCATGGCCATGAACCTGCTGGCCGTGCTGGTGATGGCTGGTTCGGTACGCCTCTCCGACATCGTGGCGGCGCAGGGGCCGCTGCCGTTTGCCCTTGTTCAGCCCGTCGGCTTCCTCATCTATCTGGTATGTGCCGCGGCGGAGACGGCGCGCACACCCTTCGACCTGCCCGAGGCGGAGACGGAGTTGGTGGCCGGCTACCACACGGAGTACAGCGGGCTGCGGATGGCCATGTTCGTCATGGCCGAGTACGTGAACCTCATCACACAGTCAAGCCTCATCACGCTTCTGTACCTGGGCGGTTGGGCGGGGCCCGCGTTCCTGCCGCCGGTGGCGTGGTTCCTGAGCAAGGTGACAGCGGTGCTGTTCTTCTTCATCTGGATCCGGGCGACGCTTCCCAGGCTCCGCTACGACCAGCTGATGGCGCTGGGATGGAAGGTGCTGTTGCCGCTGTCGGTCGCCAATTTGGTGGTCTACGCCGCCTGGGCGGCGCTGGCAGCGTGA
- a CDS encoding NADH-quinone oxidoreductase subunit J codes for MTLLFLAASAVAVAGAMGVVVAATPVHGVLAMLVNFAGLSALFLSLNAEFLAVAQIIIYAGAVMVLFLFVISLLSARKRPAEDPYDRLRSQLPMAVGAVAVLIAGLLVAVLGPGLAAGPGLPSWQAAPEEFGSVTEFGRVLLEGFPFELEVVGLILLVAMVGVMVIVGQRAERPQVDVVAEEPVAGRETAAAGLEAAAGGTDAGRQAVAGAAGGGRRWR; via the coding sequence ATGACGCTTCTCTTCCTGGCAGCTTCGGCGGTGGCCGTTGCGGGCGCCATGGGCGTGGTGGTGGCGGCGACGCCGGTGCATGGGGTACTGGCGATGCTGGTCAACTTCGCGGGACTTTCGGCGCTTTTCCTGTCGCTCAACGCCGAGTTCCTGGCCGTCGCCCAGATCATTATCTACGCCGGCGCCGTCATGGTGCTCTTCTTGTTCGTCATCTCGCTGTTGAGCGCCCGAAAGCGCCCGGCCGAGGACCCTTACGACCGGCTCAGGAGCCAGCTTCCCATGGCGGTCGGGGCGGTAGCCGTGCTGATCGCGGGGCTCCTCGTGGCCGTTCTGGGTCCCGGGTTGGCGGCGGGGCCGGGGTTGCCGTCGTGGCAGGCAGCGCCTGAGGAATTCGGCAGCGTTACGGAGTTCGGGCGCGTGCTGCTCGAGGGGTTCCCGTTCGAACTGGAAGTGGTGGGCCTCATCCTGCTGGTGGCCATGGTGGGCGTCATGGTCATCGTGGGGCAGCGGGCGGAGCGGCCGCAGGTGGACGTCGTGGCTGAAGAGCCCGTTGCGGGCCGTGAGACTGCGGCAGCAGGGTTGGAAGCGGCGGCCGGCGGCACAGACGCCGGACGGCAGGCCGTGGCGGGAGCCGCTGGAGGAGGCCGGAGGTGGCGGTGA
- the nuoI gene encoding NADH-quinone oxidoreductase subunit NuoI: protein MSALKGIVKGMATTMRILLERKHTIQYPDRRRARSSRFRGRHELRRYENGMEMCVGCELCQVACPANAITVYAAENDPNAPHSPGERYAFRYEIDMLRCIYCGLCEEACPTEALHLTQEYEMAAFSRGALVYGRDILVSREPSAFAIPEEVYPPFKGRRPLVEGEERPEREAEERPAVPAQRAVDA, encoded by the coding sequence ATGTCCGCTCTAAAGGGAATCGTCAAGGGCATGGCGACCACCATGCGCATCCTGCTGGAGCGCAAGCACACCATCCAGTACCCGGACCGGCGCCGGGCCCGGAGCTCGCGCTTCCGGGGCCGGCACGAACTGCGGCGCTATGAAAACGGCATGGAGATGTGCGTGGGGTGTGAACTCTGCCAGGTGGCGTGCCCGGCCAACGCCATCACGGTGTACGCGGCCGAGAACGACCCGAACGCCCCCCACTCGCCCGGCGAGCGGTACGCCTTCCGGTACGAGATCGACATGCTCCGGTGCATCTACTGCGGGCTTTGCGAGGAGGCCTGCCCGACGGAGGCGCTGCACCTGACGCAGGAGTACGAGATGGCCGCCTTCTCGCGGGGGGCTTTGGTGTACGGCCGCGACATCCTGGTCTCCCGGGAGCCGAGCGCGTTTGCGATCCCGGAGGAAGTGTACCCGCCGTTCAAAGGGCGCCGTCCGCTCGTCGAGGGTGAAGAGCGCCCGGAGCGCGAGGCGGAAGAACGGCCGGCGGTGCCGGCGCAGCGGGCGGTGGACGCATGA
- the nuoK gene encoding NADH-quinone oxidoreductase subunit NuoK, which yields MPGAPLEAYVAVAGILFGIGALGVMVRRSPLAMLMSVEVMWGAASLAFIAFARRYLDMSGHVLAFLVMTVAAAEVAIGLALVVLIFRPREKVDADEIRELSG from the coding sequence ATGCCGGGTGCACCCCTCGAAGCTTACGTGGCCGTGGCGGGCATCCTGTTCGGTATTGGCGCCCTTGGCGTGATGGTACGGCGTTCGCCGCTCGCCATGCTCATGTCCGTGGAGGTCATGTGGGGGGCGGCGAGCCTGGCGTTCATCGCCTTTGCCCGCCGGTACCTGGACATGTCGGGGCACGTGCTGGCGTTTCTCGTGATGACCGTGGCTGCCGCCGAGGTGGCCATCGGGCTTGCGCTGGTCGTGCTCATCTTCCGCCCGCGCGAGAAAGTGGACGCGGACGAAATACGAGAGCTTTCCGGCTAG
- a CDS encoding metal-dependent hydrolase — protein sequence MEVRFWGHAFVEVSGPGGSVLIDPFITGNRLAQQAGAKPENFRPKAILITHGHGDHLGDALTIARASGATIVAPFELATYCKQHGASAHDMHIGGSHTFDWGWVKLTPAWHGSAVVDGGRITYTGNPCGFLVKAGGKTVYHAGDTALFGDMALIGQRHPIDVAFLPIGDNYTMGPDDAVHAVSLLRPKTVVPMHYQTFDVINQDPQAFAAQVQEMGVKVRVLKPGEKMQLN from the coding sequence ATGGAGGTGCGTTTCTGGGGGCACGCGTTCGTGGAGGTGAGCGGTCCGGGGGGATCCGTGCTGATCGATCCCTTCATCACGGGTAACCGCCTGGCGCAGCAAGCGGGGGCGAAACCCGAAAACTTCCGGCCAAAGGCCATCCTGATCACGCACGGGCACGGCGACCACCTGGGCGACGCCCTCACCATCGCCAGGGCCAGCGGCGCGACCATCGTGGCACCCTTCGAGCTTGCCACGTACTGCAAGCAGCACGGTGCCAGCGCCCACGACATGCATATCGGCGGCAGCCACACCTTCGACTGGGGGTGGGTGAAGCTGACGCCGGCGTGGCACGGTTCAGCGGTGGTGGACGGCGGGCGCATCACTTACACGGGCAACCCCTGTGGGTTCCTGGTCAAGGCGGGCGGCAAGACGGTGTACCACGCCGGCGACACGGCGCTGTTCGGGGACATGGCGCTCATCGGGCAGCGCCACCCTATCGATGTCGCATTCCTGCCCATCGGCGACAACTACACGATGGGGCCGGACGACGCGGTGCATGCCGTCTCCCTTCTGCGGCCCAAGACGGTGGTGCCCATGCACTACCAGACCTTCGACGTGATCAACCAGGATCCGCAGGCGTTCGCCGCCCAGGTGCAAGAGATGGGCGTCAAGGTCAGGGTGCTGAAGCCCGGCGAAAAGATGCAGCTTAACTGA
- a CDS encoding isocitrate/isopropylmalate dehydrogenase family protein has protein sequence MKHRVTLIPGDGTGPELAEAARRVIEATGVAIEWEVVDAGVDVMERYGTPLPQGVLDSVRRNRVALKGPITTPIGTGFRSVNVALRQELGLYACVRPCKLYKGVRSPYQQVDLVIIRENTEDLYAGVEFDLGTPEAKQVIAMGKGKIAPDSAISIKPISESASRRIVRYAFEYAVNNARRKVTAVTKANIMKFTDGLFFRVAREVAREYEGRIEYEERLIDNMCMQLVQKPELYDVLVLPNLYGDIVSDLAAGLVGGLGVAPGANIGDDYAVFEAIHGSAPKYKGLNKVNPTALILSGMLMLRYLGEEDAANRLERAVAHVIAEGRYVTYDMKPDRDDPTAVGTKEMADAIIAALKAGV, from the coding sequence TTGAAACACAGGGTAACATTGATTCCAGGCGACGGGACGGGCCCTGAACTGGCCGAGGCGGCACGGCGGGTCATTGAGGCCACCGGGGTGGCCATCGAGTGGGAGGTCGTCGATGCCGGCGTCGACGTGATGGAGCGGTACGGCACGCCGCTGCCGCAGGGCGTGCTCGACTCGGTGCGCCGCAACAGGGTTGCGCTGAAGGGGCCCATCACCACCCCCATCGGCACCGGCTTTCGCAGCGTCAACGTGGCGCTTCGCCAGGAGCTCGGGCTTTACGCCTGCGTGCGGCCCTGCAAGCTGTACAAGGGCGTGCGCTCGCCGTACCAGCAGGTAGACCTGGTGATCATCCGGGAGAACACCGAGGACCTCTACGCCGGCGTGGAGTTCGACCTGGGAACGCCCGAAGCGAAGCAGGTCATCGCCATGGGCAAGGGGAAGATCGCGCCGGATTCCGCCATCTCCATCAAGCCCATCTCGGAGAGCGCGTCGCGGCGGATCGTGCGCTACGCGTTCGAGTATGCCGTGAATAACGCCCGCCGCAAGGTGACCGCGGTGACCAAGGCCAACATCATGAAGTTCACCGACGGGCTCTTCTTCCGGGTTGCCCGGGAGGTGGCCAGGGAGTACGAGGGGCGCATCGAGTACGAGGAACGGCTCATCGACAACATGTGCATGCAGCTCGTGCAAAAGCCGGAGCTCTACGACGTGCTGGTGCTGCCCAATCTGTACGGCGACATCGTCTCGGACCTCGCGGCGGGGCTTGTCGGGGGGCTTGGCGTTGCGCCCGGCGCCAACATTGGCGACGACTATGCGGTCTTTGAGGCTATCCACGGGTCGGCGCCCAAATACAAGGGCCTCAACAAGGTAAACCCCACGGCTCTGATCCTGTCCGGCATGCTGATGCTGCGCTACCTGGGCGAGGAGGATGCCGCAAACAGGCTCGAGCGCGCCGTCGCCCACGTCATCGCCGAGGGCCGCTACGTCACCTACGACATGAAGCCCGATCGGGACGACCCGACGGCCGTCGGGACGAAGGAGATGGCCGACGCCATCATCGCCGCCCTGAAAGCGGGTGTGTGA
- a CDS encoding DUF554 domain-containing protein translates to MTGTLVNTAAILAGSTIGMLVRSRASNAAAVTVIQGLGLATLFIGFEMAYRWMVSESPRASVLLVLLSMALGGYLGERWRIEARLESLGERARKAFERRFGREDGEFARAFVASSLLFAVGPMAVVGSLSDGMFGDSRLLLTKSVMDGIASAALAATMGPGVYLSAGSVFAYQGALTLAGAYLGRSFGPATLAALSASGGLLIVAIGLNMVGATRIATGNLLPALAVAPILAWIWPYLGLP, encoded by the coding sequence GTGACCGGCACCCTTGTAAACACCGCGGCCATCCTCGCGGGCAGCACCATCGGCATGCTGGTCAGAAGCCGCGCCTCCAACGCAGCGGCGGTCACCGTCATACAGGGGCTGGGGCTTGCGACCTTGTTCATCGGCTTCGAGATGGCTTACCGCTGGATGGTGTCAGAAAGCCCCCGAGCCTCGGTTCTGCTGGTGCTGTTGAGCATGGCGTTGGGAGGGTATCTGGGGGAACGCTGGCGGATCGAGGCGCGCCTTGAGTCCCTGGGGGAACGGGCCCGCAAGGCCTTCGAACGGCGATTCGGACGTGAGGACGGGGAGTTCGCCAGGGCCTTCGTGGCCTCGAGCCTGCTGTTCGCCGTCGGCCCCATGGCCGTCGTGGGGAGCCTCAGCGACGGCATGTTCGGCGATTCCCGGCTGCTCCTCACCAAGTCGGTCATGGACGGCATTGCGTCAGCGGCGCTGGCCGCCACCATGGGACCGGGGGTATACCTCTCGGCCGGAAGCGTCTTTGCCTACCAGGGAGCCCTGACGCTGGCGGGCGCCTACCTGGGGCGCTCCTTCGGCCCGGCGACGCTGGCGGCCCTCAGCGCCTCAGGCGGCCTGCTCATCGTGGCCATCGGCCTCAACATGGTGGGCGCGACGCGGATCGCCACCGGCAATTTGCTGCCGGCGCTGGCAGTAGCCCCGATCCTTGCGTGGATCTGGCCGTACCTGGGGCTGCCCTGA
- a CDS encoding proton-conducting transporter membrane subunit, which yields MGVSQIFPSPAAPAVVLAAGALVVMVAELAGRGPWRAKGVVALGVLALAVAALSLVIPGTPVPVQGPPEGAPVWAQPSGARLATDGLSTITYGVVLVAALLSLAISAPALDSDEPAAFVALLLLAAAGMGLLGSAQTLAGVFLGLELLSLSLYALVAYHRQNPQAREAAFKYLLLGSVASALLLFGIAMVYGSAGSLSLDRIAASGAELGDSRLFVGGFLLMLVGVGFKLALAPFHAWAPDAYQGAGLGVTAFMSVATKAAAFAALLRVAMAAPEAAQGVLWLLAALSMAVGSLGALRQAELRRLMAYSGIANAGYLMIALPHFTQGGIEAALFYLGSYALMNLGVFVAAAMLQPGPRRSYLLEGFEGATARDPLAGWVMVVFLLALVGMPLTGGFVGKVLLVGSAVREGASWLAFFLAASTAILAYPYLKLVERIVRQRRKGVSADGMAPAGGLAGGTGHARAAAPYRRVLGVAAAAAAVAVVVLGVWPEPLLRLARLALIPLG from the coding sequence ATGGGTGTGAGCCAGATCTTTCCATCCCCCGCGGCGCCCGCCGTGGTGCTGGCCGCAGGCGCGCTGGTGGTGATGGTGGCCGAGCTCGCCGGGCGGGGGCCGTGGAGGGCGAAAGGCGTGGTGGCGCTCGGGGTGCTTGCCCTGGCGGTGGCTGCCTTGAGCCTGGTTATCCCGGGCACCCCGGTACCGGTGCAGGGGCCGCCGGAGGGCGCACCCGTCTGGGCGCAGCCAAGCGGGGCGCGGCTAGCCACGGACGGGCTCAGCACGATCACATACGGGGTGGTGCTGGTCGCCGCGCTCTTGAGCCTGGCCATTTCGGCTCCGGCGCTTGACTCGGACGAGCCGGCCGCCTTCGTTGCCCTCTTGCTGCTGGCGGCGGCCGGTATGGGCCTGCTGGGCAGCGCCCAAACGCTGGCCGGCGTCTTCCTCGGGCTCGAACTGTTGTCGCTCAGCCTGTACGCGCTGGTGGCGTACCACCGCCAGAACCCGCAGGCCCGGGAGGCGGCGTTCAAGTACCTGCTGCTGGGTTCGGTCGCGTCGGCGCTGCTTCTGTTCGGCATTGCAATGGTGTACGGGTCCGCGGGCAGCCTGTCGCTTGACCGGATTGCGGCAAGCGGCGCCGAACTGGGCGACTCCCGGCTGTTCGTGGGCGGTTTCCTGCTGATGCTGGTGGGCGTTGGTTTCAAGCTGGCGCTGGCCCCGTTCCACGCCTGGGCCCCGGATGCTTATCAGGGGGCGGGGCTTGGCGTCACGGCCTTCATGTCGGTTGCCACCAAGGCGGCGGCGTTTGCGGCTCTGCTCCGGGTGGCGATGGCCGCACCCGAGGCGGCGCAGGGCGTGCTGTGGCTTCTCGCCGCCCTCAGCATGGCCGTGGGCAGCCTGGGAGCACTGCGGCAAGCGGAGCTTCGCCGCCTGATGGCCTACTCCGGGATCGCCAACGCGGGCTACCTGATGATTGCCCTGCCCCACTTCACGCAGGGCGGCATAGAGGCCGCGCTCTTCTACCTCGGTTCGTACGCCCTGATGAACCTGGGCGTCTTCGTCGCGGCCGCCATGCTGCAGCCGGGCCCGCGGCGAAGCTACCTCCTCGAGGGTTTCGAGGGCGCCACGGCCCGCGACCCGCTGGCCGGCTGGGTCATGGTGGTCTTCCTGCTCGCGCTGGTCGGCATGCCGCTGACGGGCGGGTTCGTGGGAAAGGTGCTGCTGGTTGGATCGGCCGTGCGTGAGGGAGCTTCGTGGCTGGCGTTCTTTCTGGCGGCTTCCACGGCTATCCTGGCGTATCCCTACCTGAAGCTGGTGGAGCGGATCGTCCGGCAGCGCCGCAAAGGCGTCAGCGCCGATGGAATGGCGCCGGCCGGCGGGCTTGCGGGGGGCACAGGACATGCCAGGGCTGCGGCGCCATACCGCCGCGTGCTGGGCGTGGCTGCCGCCGCTGCGGCAGTCGCGGTGGTGGTGCTTGGGGTGTGGCCCGAGCCCCTGCTCCGGCTGGCGCGCCTCGCCCTGATCCCGCTGGGATGA